Proteins encoded together in one Carya illinoinensis cultivar Pawnee chromosome 3, C.illinoinensisPawnee_v1, whole genome shotgun sequence window:
- the LOC122302288 gene encoding cold-responsive protein kinase 1-like, with protein MHMVLIITVTWYWWCLRVGVVADPEINLLNRGCSSYNVSNVSGFYTNLNATFSELRAQLNNGSNKYFATAQQVRGSSPAYALVQCRNYLSTADCIACFTAAESQIRNCSAANGARVIYDGCFLRYESASFYDQTTTPGSEGICDNQTVSQATYFNTAVDALLLDLQVATPKINGFFAASKKEVAVVGGIVYGVAQCVETASEIACLDCLKLAYTNAQICLPGKNARAVDAGCFLRYSDSAFFADNQTTNISPFLGNGSSNKKKAIIGGVVGGVGAFLIIALLVWFSLSRRPKATFRGDILGATELRGPMNYKFKDLKSATKNFSGKNKLGEGGFGDVYKGTLKNGKIVAVKKLDIGKSSRAKADFESEVKLISNVHHRNLIRLLGCCSKGPEQLLVYEYMANSSLDKFLFGERRGSLNWKQRNDIILGTAKGLAYLHEEFHVCIIHRDIKTSNILLDDDFQPKIADFGLARLLPEDQSHLSTRFAGTLGYTAPEYALHGQLSEKVDTYSFGVVVLEIICGRKSRQLKNEDDGEYLLSRAWNLHENGKHLDLVDDTLDPNEYTAEEVKKIIEIALMCTQSSAAQRPSMSEIVVLLKSKGSMEHPPPAMPAYIDSDKKIRGDTSTSTASSTSNATASFSQFSGR; from the exons TGAACGCGACGTTCTCCGAGCTCAGAGCACAGTTGAACAACGGCAGCAACAAATACTTCGCGACTGCACAACAAGTGAGAGGCTCGAGCCCGGCCTACGCCTTGGTGCAGTGCAGGAACTACCTCTCCACTGCAGACTGCATTGCTTGTTTCACCGCAGCCGAGTCTCAAATCCGCAACTGCTCTGCTGCCAACGGTGCTCGTGTCATCTACGACGGTTGCTTCCTGAG GTACGAGAGCGCCAGCTTCTATGACCAGACCACAACGCCTGGTAGCGAAGGGATTTGTGACAATCAGACGGTATCCCAAGCCACCTATTTTAATACAGCCGTGGATGCATTGTTATTGGATCTCCAAGTGGCAACTCCCAAGATAAATGGTTTCTTTGCTGCGAGTAAGAAGGAAGTGGCAGTTGTTGGTGGTATTGTGTATGGTGTGGCACAGTGTGTGGAAACAGCTAGTGAGATTGCTTGTCTGGATTGCTTGAAACTTGCTTACACCAATGCACAGATATGTCTTCCTGGTAAAAATGCTAGGGCAGTTGATGCTGGGTGTTTCCTTAGGTACTCGGACTCCGCCTTCTTTGCTGATAACCAAACAACTAACATCAGTCCTTTCCTTGGAAATG GAAGTTCGAATAAGAAGAAAGCCATTATTGGAGGAGTAGTTGGAGGTGTAGGTGCTTTTCTCATTATAGCTTTGTTAGTCTGGTTTTCACTGTCAAGAAGGCCCAAGGCAACTTTTAGAG GTGACATTTTAGGAGCAACTGAACTGCGAGGTCCGATGAATTACAAGTTCAAGGACTTGAAATCGGCAACAAAGAATTTTAGCGGAAAAAACAAACTTGGAGAAGGAGGATTTGGTGACGTATACAAG GGAACCTTGAAAAATGGGAAGATAGTTGCTGTCAAGAAACTAGATATAGGGAAATCCTCGAGGGCAAAGGCAGATTTTGAGAGTGAAGTGAAGCTTATAAGTAATGTTCATCATCGGAATCTGATCCGTCTTCTTGGGTGTTGTAGCAAAGGACCAGAACAACTTCTTGTCTATGAATACATGGCAAATAGTAGTCTGGATAAGTTCTTATTTG GGGAAAGGCGAGGATCTCTCAACTGGAAACAGAGAAATGATATAATCCTGGGCACAGCCAAGGGCCTTGCTTATCTACACGAGGAATTCCACGTATGTATCATACATAGAGATATAAAAACCAGCAACATTCTTCTGGATGATGATTTCCAGCCCAAGATTGCAGACTTTGGGTTAGCAAGACTTCTACCAGAGGATCAAAGTCATCTTAGCACCAGATTTGCAGGGACGTT AGGATATACGGCCCCCGAGTATGCACTCCATGGTCAGCTATCAGAAAAGGTTGATACCTACAGCTTTGGTGTCGTCGTCCTTGAAATTATATGCGGCCGAAAAAGCCGCCAACTAAAGAATGAAGATGATGGGGAATACCTCCTTTCACGG GCATGGAATCTGCACGAGAATGGCAAGCATTTGGACTTGGTTGACGATACCTTAGACCCAAACGAATATACAGCAGaagaagtgaaaaaaataatagagatagCTCTGATGTGCACTCAGTCATCGGCTGCACAGAGGCCTTCAAtgtctgaaatagttgttttacTGAAAAGCAAGGGGTCGATGGAGCACCCGCCACCAGCTATGCCAGCCTACATTGATTCTGATAAGAAAATCCGAGGAGACACATCCACTTCAACTGCATCCTCCACATCAAATGCCACCGCCTCTTTC